One Sulfurirhabdus autotrophica DNA window includes the following coding sequences:
- a CDS encoding antibiotic biosynthesis monooxygenase, giving the protein MHVTIVHIHVKMAHLEEFIAATQENHLASIKEPENLRFDVLQLPEELARFVLYEAYETANGAAAHKLTPHYLKWRDTVTDWMAEPRQGITYLGLLPSKENQ; this is encoded by the coding sequence ATGCATGTCACGATAGTTCACATCCATGTCAAAATGGCTCACCTTGAAGAATTTATCGCTGCCACGCAAGAAAATCACCTGGCTTCGATTAAAGAACCTGAAAACCTGCGGTTTGATGTATTGCAATTACCGGAAGAACTCGCACGCTTTGTACTGTATGAAGCGTATGAAACTGCCAATGGTGCCGCAGCTCATAAGCTGACACCCCATTATCTGAAATGGCGTGACACAGTAACCGACTGGATGGCAGAACCACGACAAGGGATCACTTACCTTGGGCTGCTTCCTTCAAAGGAAAATCAATGA
- a CDS encoding iron-containing alcohol dehydrogenase, with product MTNPAFSISRLPRIEFGSGCFKKIPALLGDFGKHVLIVTGDRSFRETPHWTWLSENLKQQNFTWDSLTVSGEPSPQLVDDAVARFKNVNIDVVLGIGGGSVLDAAKAIAGLLIPGSSVMDHLEGVGPELPYNGPSTPFIAVPTTAGTGSEATKNAVLSIQGSTGFKKSFRDELLVPQYAVVDPDLLSSCPPELIAANGMDAFTQLLESYVSSKANHFTDALALSGLNAVRDGLLPWFHNPEDSNGRERMAYAAMLSGITLAQVGLGSVHGLASPLGAFFPIPHGVVCGTLVATATEINIIAMTQREPANPALFKYAEIGRLLSGKTENEMNNASALIDLVKLLDDWTEQLCLPRLSNYGINESDFPHIVKNSRGSSMKTNPIVLEDTEISAILSRRI from the coding sequence ATGACCAATCCCGCGTTCTCTATTTCACGACTGCCACGGATAGAATTTGGTTCAGGCTGTTTCAAAAAAATCCCTGCTTTGCTCGGCGATTTTGGCAAGCATGTATTGATCGTTACTGGAGATCGCTCTTTCCGAGAAACGCCCCATTGGACATGGTTAAGTGAGAATCTGAAACAACAGAATTTCACATGGGATTCGCTGACGGTTTCTGGTGAACCTTCCCCCCAATTGGTGGATGATGCCGTAGCCCGTTTCAAGAACGTGAATATTGATGTGGTACTCGGCATAGGTGGCGGCAGTGTACTGGATGCTGCCAAAGCGATTGCCGGCTTGCTTATCCCTGGCAGCTCAGTGATGGATCATCTGGAAGGGGTTGGGCCAGAACTGCCTTACAATGGCCCCTCTACGCCGTTTATTGCTGTTCCGACCACTGCCGGGACAGGCTCAGAGGCCACTAAAAATGCGGTACTCAGCATTCAAGGCAGTACGGGTTTCAAAAAATCCTTTCGCGACGAACTATTGGTACCACAGTATGCCGTGGTTGATCCGGATCTACTCTCCAGCTGCCCACCCGAACTGATAGCAGCGAACGGAATGGATGCTTTCACTCAGCTGCTGGAATCTTATGTTTCAAGCAAAGCTAACCACTTTACTGATGCGCTGGCATTAAGCGGTCTGAATGCTGTTCGCGATGGCCTGCTTCCCTGGTTTCATAACCCGGAAGACAGCAATGGGCGAGAACGAATGGCGTACGCTGCAATGCTTTCAGGCATTACTCTAGCGCAGGTGGGACTAGGGTCAGTCCACGGACTGGCTTCTCCGCTTGGTGCATTTTTCCCCATCCCCCACGGTGTGGTATGCGGCACACTGGTTGCGACCGCTACCGAGATCAACATTATCGCCATGACCCAACGCGAGCCAGCCAACCCGGCACTCTTCAAGTATGCTGAAATCGGTCGGCTGCTCTCAGGAAAAACTGAAAATGAGATGAACAACGCCAGCGCGCTCATAGACCTGGTAAAATTACTTGACGATTGGACTGAACAACTATGCCTTCCTCGTTTAAGCAACTACGGCATCAATGAAAGTGATTTCCCGCACATAGTTAAGAATAGCCGTGGCAGCAGCATGAAAACCAACCCAATTGTGCTTGAGGATACCGAAATATCAGCCATACTCTCCCGCAGAATTTAA
- a CDS encoding DUF1631 domain-containing protein, translating into MKTASNQNVVHINKFEKSRISSSSTTQFLNDSRDMAASKLVNALSDMLGKAVDEFFLLSETNTGFEMRNLYMEAMTLARDKRAILESAFKQQFLQSFAKETRKDKNASFSASASLESDFSLVDPDELEESLAAINIANNIHGTCAEALFGIEKRIGILLHDPELSNHNNPIGPEVIGAAFMEALKDWNCDVKVKLLLVRLFNKYMPDQLKDMYQEINQHLVEKGVLPKIRVGMKKQASSASASGMTLPAGGIAAGQPVVGGNELFATLQQLLTLGGGGMGISQPGVAGGFTGGVAGNGSAIGSSAGGIAGIPAQIGSGVMEALNKLQHGQIEGFVSNGGALDAAAFTGGRTNVLREIKSSSVANTLGHVDSMTLDIVAMLFDYILDDRNIPDAIKALIGRLQIPMLKVAMMDKTFFSQKSHPARKFLDTLAGAAIGWDEAEGHQGGLYKLVDSLVQKVLNEFEDEVGIFVEVEEELEQFLAAEKHQADELTGRSAQVIHHQEREEIAKIMAHDEVRRRIHAQHLPEVIRNFLTGYWKPLLTSAYIQTGEDGVRWNNAIDTMDNLVWSVTSKPAPEDRKKLVSLLPGLLKRLQDGMETAGMPEEERNAFFSTLVRCHADAVKSGLQTTAEASAAEEFNASELDLPDDFALDLSSDAEAHMDFEEIALPATPLEPDFNLLQEISNIADEHTVNKTNELTLSDDNWQADPEVEGDDYTAMVSRLKRGTWIEFLQTDGTSTRAKLAWVSPMKGLYLFTNRLGERAVSITPSGLEMKFRDGLAEIINDDNLVDRAVSNLLDRLNQPVSAIE; encoded by the coding sequence ATGAAAACCGCTTCGAATCAGAACGTCGTGCATATAAATAAGTTTGAAAAATCACGTATTTCAAGCTCGTCTACCACACAATTTCTGAACGATAGCCGGGATATGGCCGCCTCAAAACTGGTCAATGCCCTGTCTGACATGCTTGGAAAAGCTGTCGACGAGTTTTTCTTGCTTTCCGAAACCAATACTGGATTCGAGATGCGCAACCTTTACATGGAAGCGATGACGCTTGCCCGTGACAAGCGTGCCATCCTTGAATCTGCATTTAAACAGCAATTTCTCCAAAGCTTTGCCAAAGAAACACGCAAAGATAAAAACGCCTCATTTTCAGCATCTGCGTCCCTTGAATCTGATTTTAGTTTGGTAGATCCCGACGAACTGGAAGAATCCCTTGCTGCGATCAACATTGCGAACAACATCCACGGCACCTGCGCTGAAGCGCTGTTTGGCATAGAAAAACGTATCGGCATTTTGTTACATGACCCGGAACTTTCAAACCATAACAACCCAATTGGACCGGAAGTCATTGGTGCAGCCTTTATGGAAGCACTTAAAGACTGGAATTGCGACGTCAAAGTTAAGCTCTTACTGGTAAGGCTGTTCAATAAATATATGCCTGACCAGTTAAAAGACATGTATCAGGAAATAAACCAGCATCTGGTGGAAAAAGGCGTCCTGCCAAAAATTCGTGTTGGAATGAAAAAACAGGCTTCTTCAGCGTCAGCATCCGGCATGACTCTTCCTGCCGGTGGCATTGCTGCTGGTCAGCCTGTCGTCGGTGGAAACGAGCTATTTGCAACCCTGCAACAATTATTGACATTGGGTGGCGGAGGGATGGGCATTTCACAGCCAGGTGTAGCCGGTGGTTTTACGGGCGGGGTTGCAGGTAATGGTAGTGCTATAGGTAGCAGCGCTGGCGGGATAGCAGGTATCCCGGCACAAATTGGTAGTGGCGTAATGGAGGCACTTAACAAGCTCCAGCACGGTCAGATAGAAGGGTTTGTCTCTAACGGTGGCGCCCTGGATGCTGCCGCATTCACTGGTGGGCGAACCAATGTATTGCGGGAAATCAAGTCTTCCAGTGTAGCGAATACGTTGGGGCATGTTGATTCCATGACGCTCGACATCGTGGCCATGTTATTCGATTACATTCTGGATGATCGGAATATCCCAGATGCCATCAAGGCTTTGATCGGCCGCTTGCAGATCCCCATGCTGAAAGTAGCCATGATGGATAAAACCTTCTTCTCGCAGAAATCCCATCCCGCAAGAAAGTTTCTGGACACGCTGGCCGGTGCAGCAATTGGTTGGGATGAAGCGGAAGGCCATCAAGGGGGGTTGTACAAGCTAGTTGATAGCCTGGTGCAAAAAGTGCTGAATGAATTTGAAGATGAAGTGGGTATTTTTGTCGAAGTTGAAGAAGAACTGGAGCAGTTTCTTGCGGCTGAAAAACACCAGGCAGATGAACTAACTGGTCGCAGTGCCCAAGTCATTCATCATCAGGAAAGAGAAGAGATTGCCAAAATCATGGCACATGATGAAGTGCGTCGCCGTATCCATGCTCAGCATTTACCAGAGGTCATTCGCAACTTTCTGACCGGCTATTGGAAACCCCTCCTCACATCGGCTTACATTCAGACGGGAGAAGATGGGGTTCGCTGGAACAATGCCATTGATACAATGGACAACCTTGTCTGGAGCGTAACCTCTAAACCCGCTCCTGAGGATCGCAAAAAACTTGTCAGCTTATTACCCGGATTATTGAAACGCCTTCAGGATGGTATGGAAACAGCCGGCATGCCTGAAGAGGAGCGTAATGCCTTTTTTTCTACGTTGGTCAGATGCCATGCTGATGCGGTTAAATCAGGATTGCAGACCACAGCAGAAGCTTCCGCAGCTGAAGAATTTAACGCAAGTGAACTGGATTTACCTGACGATTTTGCGCTGGATTTATCATCCGATGCAGAAGCACACATGGATTTTGAGGAGATTGCGCTACCTGCTACCCCCCTCGAACCAGATTTTAATCTCCTGCAGGAAATCAGTAATATTGCTGACGAACATACAGTAAACAAAACTAACGAACTTACTCTGAGTGATGACAATTGGCAAGCAGACCCAGAAGTTGAAGGGGATGACTACACCGCCATGGTCAGTCGCTTAAAACGCGGCACCTGGATCGAATTTTTACAAACAGACGGCACTAGCACACGTGCCAAGCTCGCCTGGGTCAGCCCGATGAAAGGGCTCTATCTCTTTACCAACCGATTGGGAGAGCGTGCAGTTTCCATTACACCATCTGGATTGGAGATGAAATTCCGTGATGGGCTGGCAGAAATCATTAACGATGACAACCTTGTCGATCGGGCTGTAAGCAACCTGCTTGACCGGTTAAATCAACCAGTTTCAGCAATAGAATAA
- a CDS encoding EAL and HDOD domain-containing protein — protein sequence MLEKYLKFLKSDKSAPVKKQEKPIENVATEKDKAPLIPPLNPPVQVGRKIVDTQDVSPETIVTDVMEIETNGERAQGSQTLQRFLGHQPILDASHRVIGYELKLQNKRALPPTDAANTIQKMQDEMLIISVIDLDFQKALGNKLTFINLSPATLFNPLIEQLPKEKVCVAIHLEPGAPQPLFERCQELVKQGIPLALEDFEYVPQLDAFLKLSKYVRIDTRQYDALMLSEQIGKMKKVASPLFIAKNVETNDAFDAYKNLSFNSFQGYYFTKLQPDSPQRLDSNRIRVMEMLNMVMNHAEISELEQKVKLDAALSVKLLKYINCPANGLQQTIRSIGHALVLLGYDQLYRWLTLLMFTTGKADERSRALLKSALIRARFTETLGQRKLPPKDHGGLFIVGIFSVLDALLNAPMEQAMSKLNLPTPVVDAIMNRQGIYAPYLQLAIACENFDQEAIEQQAEACGFSADEVNLVHVKSLIWAEELEN from the coding sequence ATGCTGGAAAAGTACCTGAAGTTTCTAAAAAGTGACAAATCGGCTCCTGTTAAAAAGCAGGAAAAACCTATCGAAAATGTTGCCACAGAGAAAGACAAAGCACCGCTTATTCCTCCACTGAACCCGCCAGTTCAAGTAGGCAGAAAGATTGTGGACACACAGGATGTCTCGCCTGAAACAATCGTGACAGATGTCATGGAGATAGAAACCAATGGTGAACGTGCTCAAGGCAGCCAAACACTCCAACGATTTTTAGGGCATCAACCCATACTGGACGCATCCCATCGCGTAATCGGTTACGAGCTAAAACTTCAGAACAAGCGCGCACTCCCTCCCACTGACGCAGCAAATACCATCCAGAAAATGCAGGATGAGATGCTGATAATCAGCGTGATTGATCTGGATTTCCAGAAGGCACTGGGAAACAAACTCACCTTTATCAATCTTTCACCCGCTACGCTGTTCAATCCGCTCATAGAACAACTTCCAAAAGAAAAGGTATGCGTAGCGATTCATCTTGAACCCGGTGCTCCGCAACCACTCTTTGAACGCTGCCAGGAATTGGTGAAGCAGGGCATTCCACTTGCACTGGAAGATTTCGAGTATGTTCCGCAACTGGATGCATTTTTGAAGCTCAGTAAATATGTGCGAATTGACACTCGGCAGTACGATGCGCTAATGCTAAGCGAACAAATAGGAAAAATGAAGAAAGTGGCTTCCCCTTTGTTTATTGCCAAAAATGTTGAAACGAATGATGCCTTTGACGCATATAAAAACCTCTCATTTAATTCATTCCAGGGGTATTACTTCACCAAACTGCAGCCAGATTCTCCACAACGTCTGGATAGCAATCGCATTCGCGTGATGGAAATGCTCAACATGGTCATGAACCATGCTGAAATCAGCGAACTGGAGCAGAAAGTCAAACTGGATGCCGCACTTTCCGTCAAGCTGCTTAAATACATCAATTGCCCGGCAAACGGCCTGCAGCAAACCATTCGCTCTATTGGCCATGCACTGGTTCTACTCGGATATGACCAGCTATACCGCTGGCTCACATTACTGATGTTTACGACAGGGAAAGCTGATGAGCGCAGCCGTGCGCTGCTCAAAAGCGCATTGATACGTGCGCGCTTTACTGAAACACTTGGGCAAAGAAAATTACCACCGAAAGATCATGGCGGACTGTTTATTGTCGGCATTTTCTCAGTGCTGGATGCCTTGCTCAACGCGCCGATGGAACAGGCTATGTCGAAACTCAATTTACCCACGCCAGTTGTCGATGCGATTATGAATCGCCAGGGTATTTATGCACCGTATTTACAGCTTGCCATTGCCTGTGAAAACTTTGACCAGGAAGCAATAGAACAACAGGCCGAAGCTTGTGGTTTCAGTGCAGACGAAGTTAACCTTGTTCATGTCAAATCACTGATTTGGGCTGAAGAATTAGAAAACTAA
- a CDS encoding LemA family protein, translating to MGMFGLITLTIIVIVGVYAIIAYNSLVMLKHNVSKAWANIDILLKQRHDELPKLVETCKQYMKFEQETLEKVMQARSQVSQAREKQDIGALGAAENTLRLGLGNLFAVAEAYPDLKTNETFQHLQARISGLENAIADRREFYNESVNVNNVRIEQFPDLIIARIFNFQPFDLLEFQAEELADVNVKQLFS from the coding sequence ATGGGGATGTTCGGACTCATTACGCTTACAATCATCGTTATTGTTGGCGTATATGCGATCATTGCATATAACAGCTTAGTCATGCTTAAACATAATGTCAGCAAAGCCTGGGCTAACATTGATATTCTTTTGAAACAGCGGCACGACGAATTACCCAAACTCGTAGAAACCTGCAAGCAATACATGAAGTTTGAGCAGGAAACACTGGAAAAAGTCATGCAGGCGCGCTCACAAGTATCACAGGCACGCGAAAAACAGGATATTGGCGCGCTGGGTGCAGCTGAAAACACGCTTAGACTTGGTTTGGGTAATTTATTTGCCGTAGCCGAAGCCTACCCGGACTTGAAAACCAATGAAACGTTTCAGCACTTGCAGGCTCGTATAAGCGGGCTGGAAAACGCTATCGCTGATCGGCGTGAATTTTATAATGAAAGCGTCAACGTTAACAATGTGCGTATTGAACAGTTTCCCGATCTGATTATTGCGCGCATTTTCAATTTTCAGCCATTCGACTTGCTGGAATTTCAGGCTGAAGAACTGGCTGATGTAAACGTCAAACAGCTTTTCAGCTAA
- a CDS encoding ATP-binding cassette domain-containing protein, translated as MPLLTLDNAFLAYGHVPLLDGASLVFEPGERIGLIGRNGTGKSSMLKAIAGESHLDDGSVWRAPGIRLAYVPQEPVLDPDHTVFEAVAEGLGNVSKLMLEYHEVTHSMGDPDADIDALMARMHDLQVELEALDGWQVQARVDTTLSRLSLPEDSKISELSGGLRKRVALARALVMEPEVLLLDEPTNHLDLSAIEWLEGLMREFKGSLLFITHDRRFLDNVANRIVELDRGKLTGFDGNFSAYQIKKAELLEIEAVHNDKFDKVLAQEEVWIRQGIKARGTRNEGRVRRLEALRRERAQRREQSGNVNLNVEAGERSGKLVAELEHVSKSYDHKTVISDFSCRIMRGDKIGLIGPNGAGKSTLLKMILGQLEPDQGVVTLGTKLSVAYFDQFREQLDDEATVIDTISQGSDFVEINGERKHVISYLEDFLFAPQRARSPVKSLSGGERNRLLLARLFTRPANVLVLDEPTNDLDIETLELLEALLQEYTGTVLLVSHDRTFLDNVVTQVVAFEGDGKLQEYVGGYDDWVRYKKAQTASSAKKTETPAVKQKPVEAKPAARAKLSYKESRELEALPQQIQALEKEQAAITEKLADTSLYQTQPDEVKALQARFAEIDEEMLLALARWEELEVK; from the coding sequence ATGCCACTTCTTACCCTTGATAATGCTTTCCTTGCTTACGGTCACGTCCCCCTTCTGGATGGTGCTAGCCTTGTTTTTGAACCAGGTGAGCGTATTGGATTAATTGGCCGTAACGGTACTGGCAAGTCCAGCATGCTGAAAGCAATTGCGGGTGAATCTCATCTGGATGATGGCAGTGTGTGGCGAGCACCGGGAATCAGGTTGGCTTATGTGCCGCAGGAACCTGTTTTGGATCCCGATCACACTGTGTTTGAAGCGGTAGCAGAAGGCTTGGGTAATGTGAGCAAGTTGATGCTGGAATACCATGAGGTTACTCACTCCATGGGTGACCCGGATGCGGACATCGATGCCCTTATGGCACGTATGCATGATCTGCAGGTTGAACTGGAAGCGCTGGATGGCTGGCAGGTGCAGGCAAGGGTGGATACGACTTTAAGCCGGTTGAGTTTGCCGGAAGACTCGAAAATAAGTGAACTTTCCGGAGGTTTGCGTAAGCGTGTGGCGCTGGCCCGGGCTTTGGTAATGGAGCCGGAAGTTTTGCTGCTGGATGAGCCGACCAACCACTTGGATTTATCCGCAATTGAATGGCTGGAAGGTTTGATGCGGGAATTTAAAGGCAGTTTGCTGTTTATTACCCATGACCGACGTTTTCTGGATAACGTGGCAAACAGGATTGTTGAGCTTGATCGCGGCAAGTTAACCGGATTTGACGGCAATTTCTCTGCATATCAAATCAAGAAAGCCGAGTTGCTGGAAATTGAAGCGGTTCATAACGACAAATTTGATAAGGTTTTGGCGCAGGAAGAAGTCTGGATTCGCCAAGGTATCAAGGCGCGGGGAACACGCAACGAAGGTCGGGTGCGCAGGTTGGAAGCGCTGCGTCGCGAACGCGCACAGCGTCGTGAGCAGTCTGGTAATGTCAATCTGAATGTGGAAGCGGGTGAACGTTCCGGAAAATTGGTTGCAGAACTGGAACACGTCAGTAAATCCTACGATCATAAGACCGTGATCAGTGATTTTTCTTGTCGCATTATGCGTGGCGATAAAATCGGCCTGATTGGCCCGAATGGGGCGGGTAAAAGTACATTGCTCAAGATGATCTTAGGGCAGCTTGAACCTGATCAGGGTGTAGTCACGCTGGGTACTAAACTGTCCGTGGCCTATTTTGACCAGTTCCGCGAACAACTGGATGATGAAGCAACCGTGATTGATACTATTAGCCAGGGTAGTGATTTTGTAGAGATTAACGGCGAACGTAAGCATGTCATCAGTTATCTGGAAGATTTTCTGTTTGCCCCGCAACGTGCGCGCTCCCCGGTAAAATCATTAAGCGGTGGCGAACGCAATCGTCTATTGCTGGCACGCCTGTTTACCCGTCCCGCAAACGTGCTGGTGCTTGATGAGCCAACCAATGATCTGGATATTGAAACGCTTGAATTGCTTGAAGCATTATTGCAGGAATACACAGGTACTGTTTTGCTGGTGAGTCATGACCGGACATTTCTCGATAACGTTGTAACCCAGGTGGTGGCATTTGAGGGCGATGGCAAGTTGCAGGAATATGTGGGTGGGTATGATGACTGGGTGCGTTATAAAAAAGCGCAAACAGCTTCCAGTGCAAAAAAAACTGAAACCCCTGCCGTCAAGCAAAAACCAGTAGAGGCTAAACCGGCGGCCCGTGCCAAGTTAAGCTATAAGGAAAGCCGCGAACTGGAAGCATTGCCCCAGCAAATCCAGGCTTTAGAAAAAGAACAGGCAGCTATAACTGAAAAATTGGCCGATACTAGCTTGTATCAGACTCAGCCAGATGAAGTTAAAGCGTTGCAAGCTCGTTTTGCTGAAATTGATGAAGAGATGCTGCTGGCACTGGCGCGTTGGGAAGAGTTGGAGGTGAAGTAA
- a CDS encoding response regulator has translation MKHSHSNILIVDDDRELSGMLKEYLQGHGLQVTLAENGKEMDQFLAATPADLILLDLMLPGEDGLSIARRLCASSPTPIIIMSARGEDIDRIVGLEIGADDYLSKPFNPRELLARVRAVLRRLSQPEASPPENTITFGPFRLDLGAHQLNRDGDEIPLTTGEFTLLKIFAQHPNRVLNRDELSSLAEGYERIPFDRSIDVRVTRLRRKIEPDISRPKYIRTVWGAGYLFSPQPETPSE, from the coding sequence ATGAAACACTCACACTCCAACATACTGATCGTGGATGATGATCGCGAACTAAGCGGCATGCTGAAGGAATACCTGCAAGGCCACGGACTCCAGGTTACATTAGCTGAAAATGGGAAAGAAATGGATCAGTTTCTGGCTGCAACTCCAGCCGATCTGATCTTGCTAGATTTAATGCTACCGGGTGAAGACGGCCTTTCTATTGCACGGCGTCTGTGCGCCAGCTCGCCGACTCCCATCATCATTATGTCCGCACGGGGTGAGGATATAGATCGCATTGTAGGGCTGGAAATCGGCGCAGATGATTATCTTTCTAAACCTTTTAATCCTCGAGAATTACTGGCAAGGGTACGTGCTGTTCTCCGCCGCCTCTCTCAACCAGAAGCTTCGCCACCTGAAAATACCATCACTTTCGGGCCGTTTCGGCTTGATCTTGGCGCTCATCAACTAAACCGGGACGGGGATGAAATACCCCTGACCACAGGTGAATTCACACTACTGAAAATTTTTGCACAACATCCTAATCGTGTTTTGAACAGGGATGAACTCTCCAGCCTGGCAGAAGGCTACGAGCGCATTCCTTTCGACCGCAGTATAGATGTACGCGTGACGCGCTTGCGGCGAAAAATTGAACCGGACATTTCTCGTCCAAAGTATATTCGCACAGTGTGGGGTGCGGGATATCTGTTTTCGCCCCAACCAGAAACCCCCTCGGAATAA